Proteins encoded by one window of Amaranthus tricolor cultivar Red isolate AtriRed21 chromosome 4, ASM2621246v1, whole genome shotgun sequence:
- the LOC130811061 gene encoding uncharacterized protein LOC130811061: protein MLDSNSKPPENRIHLYDPVGLLNDGYGGFKPSNHTFKPRRQALSYDHDPNLGLRSYDSTASLRSYDSFEVDSFALPSSASFNETFTFETSNGANSHENGGSNTNTNTSTIIEDRNDGGLRFLVVDSVVEDDDQSSDPSTPQLWRSTSPTSFPSISVDFPAVNPLNCNQQSYQAMSPRSRTQAIAKGQRELMDMVRDLPETFYELSLKDIVEQKGAVDMEVKKEIDIPEEKKPIMAVKEGKEMKKQRKNGKRVKKSESKKKMVRSRSVDNGKFLLKTSVFPFLGSRKSKKNLNATSSFKVAPMPKGGQTSNGHVKFGEKEWWRKKSCISSESEESNGLSSQSTSSRSSSSSSSNSSNGRRSNRLLPNCCIFNGKRIGGKK from the exons ATGCTTGATTCCAATTCCAAACCCCCAGAAAATCGCATTCATTTATATGATCCTGTTGGTCTTCTAAACGATGGTTATGGTGGTTTCAAGCCATCAAATCACACATTCAAACCAAGAAGACAAGCTTTATCTTATGATCATGATCCCAATTTGGGTTTAAGATCTTATGATAGTACAGCCAGTTTAAGATCTTATGATAGTTTTGAAGTTGATAGTTTTGCTTTACCATCATCTGCATCATTCAATGAAACTTTCACTTTTGAAACTAGTAATGGAGCAAATTCCCATGAAAATGGTGGtagtaatactaatactaatactagTACGATAATCGAGGATCGAAATGATGGAGGTTTAAGGTTTCTTGTTGTTGATTCTGTTGTGGAAGATGATGATCAGTCTTCTGATCCTTCTACACCACAGTTATGGAGGTCAACTTCTCCTACAAGTTTTCCTTCAATATCTGTTGATTTTCCTGCTGTGAATCCATTGAATTGTAACCAACAAAGCTATCAAGCCATGTCACCTCGTTCGAGGACTCAGGCGATTGCGAAAGGGCAGAGGGAGTTAATGGACATGGTTAGGGACTTGCCTGAGACGTTTTATGAGTTGTCTTTGAAGGATATAGTTGAGCAGAAGGGTGCTGTGGATATGGAGGTGAAAAAAGAGATTGACATTCCTGAAGAAAAGAAGCCTATAATGGCGGTTAAGGAGGGTAAAGAGATGAAGAAACAGAGGAAGAATGGGAAAAGAGTGAAGAAAAGTGAGAGTAAAAAGAAGATGGTAAGGAGTAGAAGTGTTGATAATGGGAAATTTCTTCTTAAGACATCAGTGTTTCCCTTTTTGGGGTCAAGGAAAAGTAAGAAAAATTTGAATGCTACTAGTAGTTTTAAGGTAGCACCAATGCCTAAAGGGGGGCAGACATCAAATGGGCATGTTAAGTTTGGGGAGAAAGAGTGGTGGAGGAAGAAATCATGCATATCTAGTGAGAGTGAAGAAAGTAATGGTCTGAGTAGTCAGAGTACGAGCAGTCGGAGCAGCAGTAGCAGCAGCAGCAATAGTAGCAATGGAAG ACGCAGCAACAGATTACTACCCAACTGCTGCATATTTAACGGAAAAAGAATCGGAGGGAAGAAATAG